From Pseudoalteromonas sp. R3, one genomic window encodes:
- a CDS encoding 4-phosphoerythronate dehydrogenase, which yields MKILADQNMPLVEEFFSDLGEVSRFDGRTIVPHQLADVDVLLTRSVTQVDQTLLAEASKLKFVGTATIGVDHIDRSLLAERDIGFASAPGCNAVAVAEYVISALYAYAQRKAYNLQGKKLGIVGVGNIGQCLHDKLAASGIELLLCDPLRHEAGTLAQHMPLDELLAQADIVTFHVPLIKTGVHQTRHMLNAERIATLKPDMLVINASRGDVIDNQALLEALENGQAIDLVLDVWENEPNILMPLLDHTLFASVHIAGHTLEGKARGTQMLYQALCDQLGIAATKSLESFLPIPALTSCYAEHTLSELELGRLVHLVYDIRRDDGLMRNNINSQGFDMLRKNYPPRREFNTLTVQNAPQCGKQLQQLGFKVVNSNEE from the coding sequence ATGAAGATCCTTGCAGATCAGAATATGCCCCTGGTTGAAGAGTTTTTCTCTGATCTGGGGGAGGTCAGTCGCTTTGATGGTCGCACCATAGTGCCGCACCAGCTGGCTGATGTTGACGTGTTGCTTACGCGTTCCGTCACTCAGGTTGATCAGACACTCTTGGCTGAGGCATCGAAGCTAAAGTTTGTTGGCACCGCAACAATTGGGGTCGACCACATTGACAGGTCATTACTGGCTGAGCGTGACATTGGTTTTGCCAGTGCCCCCGGTTGTAATGCTGTCGCTGTTGCTGAATATGTGATCAGTGCTTTGTATGCCTATGCGCAGCGCAAGGCATACAATCTGCAAGGTAAAAAGCTAGGTATTGTTGGGGTTGGCAATATAGGCCAATGCTTGCACGATAAACTAGCAGCAAGTGGAATCGAGCTGCTCTTGTGTGACCCGCTCCGTCATGAAGCGGGGACTTTAGCGCAGCACATGCCACTTGATGAACTGTTAGCACAAGCTGATATCGTTACTTTCCATGTGCCTTTGATTAAAACCGGTGTTCATCAGACCCGACACATGCTTAATGCTGAACGCATAGCAACGCTTAAGCCTGATATGCTGGTGATCAATGCAAGCCGGGGAGATGTGATTGATAATCAGGCTTTGTTAGAAGCGCTTGAGAACGGCCAAGCAATCGATTTGGTTTTAGATGTATGGGAAAATGAACCCAATATACTAATGCCCTTGTTAGACCATACATTGTTTGCTTCAGTGCACATTGCTGGTCACACACTTGAGGGGAAAGCTCGCGGAACGCAAATGTTATATCAGGCCTTGTGTGATCAACTCGGTATTGCGGCTACAAAGTCGCTTGAGTCGTTTTTGCCAATCCCGGCACTGACATCCTGTTATGCAGAGCATACGCTTAGCGAACTGGAGCTCGGCAGATTGGTCCATCTGGTCTATGATATTCGTCGGGATGATGGCCTGATGCGTAATAATATCAACAGTCAGGGGTTTGATATGTTGCGCAAAAATTACCCACCGCGTCGGGAGTTCAATACCTTGACGGTGCAAAATGCACCTCAGTGTGGTAAGCAGTTACAACAGCTTGGTTTTAAAGTAGTTAATTCGAATGAGGAATAA
- a CDS encoding DUF6419 family natural product biosynthesis protein, whose protein sequence is MQYGTLCVASATFFAMLLSAHLYQPAVFLNLASCVLCAIYGYQGASIIAMFLAWCNVQAFLVSPWINLTEQPSIKALVLFLLCLMFAAISIGVSKR, encoded by the coding sequence ATGCAATATGGAACATTGTGTGTCGCATCTGCGACGTTTTTTGCTATGCTGCTTTCAGCACATCTTTATCAACCTGCTGTATTCCTTAATCTCGCCAGTTGCGTCTTGTGCGCTATCTATGGGTATCAGGGGGCCAGTATCATTGCCATGTTTTTAGCCTGGTGTAATGTTCAGGCGTTTTTGGTTAGCCCATGGATAAATCTAACCGAACAACCAAGTATTAAAGCACTCGTACTGTTTCTGCTTTGCCTGATGTTCGCAGCTATCAGTATCGGGGTTAGTAAACGTTAG
- a CDS encoding aspartate-semialdehyde dehydrogenase, producing the protein MSQKYDVAVLGATGLVGKQIIETLAERKFPVGNLYPLASSRSAGEEIEFNGETLTVLDVAEFDFSQAHIGLFSAGGSVSEQYAPIAAEAGCVVIDNTSHFRYDYDVPLVVPEVNSASLADFRNRNIIANPNCSTIQMMVALKPIYDAYGIDRINVSTYQAVSGAGKEAVEELAKQTANLMNARPMENEVFTKQIAFNVIPQIDAFQDNGYTKEEMKMVWETQKILGDSSVMVNPTAVRVPVFYGHAEAIHLETRMPYDLEHIKQLLNDAPGIELVEDEQDYPTPVSDASGNDTVYVGRLRADISHPHGLNLWVVSDNTRKGAATNSVQIAEELIAHYL; encoded by the coding sequence ATGTCGCAGAAATATGATGTGGCGGTGCTCGGTGCAACCGGGTTGGTAGGTAAGCAAATTATTGAAACTCTGGCCGAGCGAAAGTTCCCGGTTGGCAACCTGTATCCTCTGGCAAGCAGCCGCAGTGCGGGTGAAGAAATTGAGTTTAATGGTGAGACGCTCACTGTGTTGGATGTGGCTGAGTTTGATTTTAGTCAGGCACATATAGGCTTGTTTTCAGCCGGTGGCAGCGTGTCGGAACAGTATGCACCAATAGCGGCAGAAGCGGGCTGTGTTGTCATTGATAACACATCACACTTTAGATATGACTATGATGTGCCTTTGGTTGTACCTGAGGTAAACAGTGCCAGCCTGGCTGATTTTCGCAATCGTAATATCATCGCCAACCCAAATTGTTCGACCATTCAAATGATGGTTGCGTTGAAACCTATCTATGATGCCTATGGTATTGATCGTATCAATGTGTCTACCTATCAAGCTGTATCTGGTGCAGGTAAAGAGGCGGTTGAAGAGCTGGCTAAACAAACTGCTAATCTGATGAATGCCCGACCTATGGAAAATGAGGTCTTCACTAAGCAAATCGCCTTTAATGTCATTCCGCAAATTGATGCCTTCCAGGACAATGGCTATACCAAAGAAGAAATGAAAATGGTCTGGGAGACGCAAAAAATCCTGGGCGATAGTAGTGTTATGGTGAACCCGACGGCCGTTCGTGTTCCTGTTTTTTATGGTCATGCTGAGGCAATCCACCTAGAAACACGCATGCCTTACGATCTTGAACATATCAAGCAGTTGTTAAATGATGCTCCCGGTATCGAACTGGTTGAAGATGAACAGGATTATCCAACACCGGTCAGTGACGCCAGCGGTAACGACACCGTGTATGTAGGTCGACTGAGAGCGGATATTTCACATCCACATGGCCTGAACCTGTGGGTTGTGTCTGACAACACCCGTAAAGGTGCTGCAACTAACAGCGTACAGATTGCCGAAGAGTTGATCGCGCACTATCTGTAA
- the fadE gene encoding acyl-CoA dehydrogenase FadE, which translates to MTLLFTLALIALVSAACYHRASWNTCLGVAAATLLIGTFAGAFGAFAWLIFLAIAVPLSMTNLRQQYIVAPLFKAFKKVTPSMSETEKSAIDAGTTWWEADLFCGNPNWNKLHQYQAPRLTAEEQAFMDGPVEEVCAMLDDWEATHELTDLPQDVWQYLKDNKFFAMIIKKQYGGLEFSAYAQSCVLQKLTSKSTLLSSIVGVPNSLGPGELLQHYGTQEQKDHYLPRLAKGDEIPCFALTSPEAGSDASSIPDFGIVCKGEWEGKETLGIRLTWNKRYITLAPVATVLGLAFKMRDPDGLLGDKKEIGITCALIPTNTPGVEIGRRHFPLNVPFQNGPTKGEDVFVPLDFIIGGAKMAGQGWRMLVECLSVGRVITLPSNSTGGIKSLALASGAYSRIRRQFKLPIGKMEGIEEALAKLGGYAYSSDAAVSMSTGAVDLGEKPSVISAILKYHLTEQMRDSTKHAMDIHGGKGICLGPNNYLGRGYQGAPIAITVEGANILTRNMIIYGQGAIRCHPFVLAELNACTIKDKEEALNSFDQALMGHIGFTISNLVRTKWLALTGGRFSKVPFNDETADYYRAAARFSASLALMSDICMAVFGGSLKRKERISARLGDLLSYLYLVSATLKRYNDEGRRKEDLPYVQWACQEHLYLCQRALADLINNMPSMALRGLLKLVLFPFGRPVRKPTDQMEHKLAQLLQTPSAARDRLASHIYLRDEPLNLIGKQEQTLKDILEVEPLFDKVCRAKGEKLPFMRLDKVAEMGRECGALNNDEANKLAAVEEKRLAVINVDDFDPADLLAGKARVVAKDANAA; encoded by the coding sequence ATGACACTTTTATTTACACTCGCTTTAATCGCACTGGTTAGCGCTGCCTGCTACCACCGTGCGAGCTGGAACACCTGCTTAGGTGTTGCTGCGGCGACGCTGCTGATCGGCACCTTCGCCGGCGCCTTTGGCGCATTTGCCTGGCTTATCTTCTTGGCCATTGCAGTTCCCTTATCAATGACTAACCTACGTCAACAATACATTGTTGCGCCGTTGTTTAAGGCGTTCAAGAAAGTCACGCCTAGCATGTCTGAAACAGAAAAGTCTGCTATTGACGCTGGTACTACTTGGTGGGAAGCAGACTTGTTCTGTGGTAACCCAAACTGGAATAAGCTTCACCAGTATCAGGCACCACGCCTTACAGCTGAAGAACAGGCCTTTATGGATGGTCCGGTTGAAGAAGTATGTGCAATGCTGGATGACTGGGAAGCCACTCATGAGCTGACTGATTTACCGCAGGACGTATGGCAATATCTCAAAGACAACAAGTTCTTTGCCATGATCATCAAAAAGCAATACGGTGGTCTGGAATTTTCGGCCTATGCACAGTCTTGTGTGTTACAAAAGCTAACCAGTAAATCGACTCTGCTTTCATCTATTGTAGGTGTACCTAATTCACTAGGTCCGGGCGAGCTGCTTCAACACTATGGTACTCAGGAGCAAAAAGATCATTACCTGCCTCGTCTGGCAAAAGGTGATGAGATCCCCTGTTTTGCACTGACTTCTCCGGAAGCGGGCTCTGATGCCTCATCTATCCCGGATTTCGGTATCGTCTGTAAAGGTGAGTGGGAAGGTAAAGAAACCTTAGGTATTCGCTTAACCTGGAACAAGCGCTATATCACCCTTGCACCCGTTGCCACTGTGCTAGGTCTGGCATTCAAAATGCGTGATCCGGATGGCCTGCTGGGCGACAAAAAAGAAATTGGTATTACCTGTGCCCTTATTCCAACCAACACGCCAGGTGTTGAAATCGGCCGTCGCCACTTCCCGCTGAATGTGCCTTTCCAGAATGGTCCAACTAAGGGTGAAGATGTTTTTGTACCACTTGATTTCATCATTGGTGGTGCGAAAATGGCAGGTCAGGGCTGGCGTATGCTGGTGGAATGTCTGTCAGTTGGTCGCGTAATCACGCTACCGTCTAACTCAACTGGTGGTATTAAATCTTTGGCGCTTGCCAGTGGTGCATATAGCCGTATCCGCCGTCAGTTCAAACTGCCTATCGGTAAGATGGAAGGTATTGAAGAAGCACTGGCTAAACTGGGTGGTTACGCCTACAGCAGTGACGCAGCAGTGAGCATGTCAACGGGTGCTGTCGACTTAGGTGAAAAGCCATCTGTTATTTCTGCTATTTTGAAATATCACCTGACAGAGCAAATGCGTGATTCAACCAAGCATGCAATGGATATTCACGGTGGTAAAGGCATCTGTCTGGGTCCAAATAACTACCTGGGCCGCGGCTATCAGGGCGCCCCAATTGCTATCACGGTAGAAGGTGCAAACATTCTGACTCGTAATATGATCATCTACGGTCAGGGCGCAATTCGCTGTCATCCTTTTGTTCTGGCTGAACTTAACGCCTGTACTATCAAAGACAAAGAAGAAGCGCTGAACAGCTTTGACCAGGCTTTAATGGGCCATATTGGCTTTACCATTTCTAACCTGGTTCGCACTAAGTGGCTGGCTCTAACTGGTGGTCGCTTCAGCAAAGTACCATTTAACGACGAAACAGCCGATTACTATCGTGCCGCAGCGCGCTTTAGTGCATCACTGGCGCTAATGTCTGACATCTGTATGGCCGTATTTGGTGGCTCTTTGAAACGTAAAGAGCGTATTTCTGCGCGCCTTGGTGACTTGCTAAGTTATCTGTATCTGGTTTCAGCAACACTGAAACGTTACAACGATGAAGGCCGTCGCAAAGAAGATTTGCCTTATGTTCAGTGGGCCTGTCAGGAGCATTTGTACCTGTGTCAACGTGCATTGGCGGATCTAATTAACAACATGCCGTCAATGGCGCTACGTGGCTTGCTCAAGCTCGTATTGTTCCCATTTGGTCGTCCTGTGCGCAAGCCAACAGACCAAATGGAGCACAAACTGGCGCAACTGCTGCAAACACCAAGCGCAGCCCGTGACCGCCTTGCCTCACACATCTACCTGCGTGATGAGCCGCTTAACCTGATTGGTAAACAAGAGCAAACCCTGAAAGACATCCTTGAAGTGGAGCCTCTGTTTGACAAAGTGTGTCGCGCCAAAGGTGAAAAGCTACCATTTATGCGATTGGATAAAGTGGCCGAAATGGGCCGCGAATGTGGTGCACTAAATAACGACGAAGCCAACAAGCTGGCTGCCGTTGAAGAGAAGCGACTGGCCGTTATCAATGTTGATGACTTTGATCCGGCCGACC